The following are from one region of the Stanieria sp. NIES-3757 genome:
- a CDS encoding glycyl-tRNA synthetase, alpha subunit — MSLNFQQIVAKLNQFWSDRGCSIVQPYDTEKGAGTKNPHTFLRALGPEPWSVAYIEPCRRPTDGRYGENPNRVQHYYQYQVLIKPSPTNIQEVYLDSLRALGIHPEDHDIRFVEDNWEDAAVGAWGAGWEVWLDGMEITQFTYFQQCGGIDCRPVSIEITYGLERLAMYLQNVDAIMKIEWNDQLSYGDIFLQGEIEQCTYNFEASNPELLLNLFSLYEQEAKQLIERELVIPSLDYVLKCSHTFNLLDARGVIAVTERTRYIGKIRNLARQVAHLYLQQRESLGFPLQKV; from the coding sequence ATGTCTTTAAATTTTCAACAGATAGTAGCTAAGTTAAATCAGTTTTGGAGCGATCGCGGTTGTTCCATTGTTCAACCCTACGACACTGAAAAAGGAGCAGGGACAAAAAATCCCCATACTTTCTTAAGAGCTTTAGGTCCAGAGCCTTGGTCTGTGGCTTATATTGAACCTTGTCGAAGACCAACTGATGGGAGATATGGAGAAAATCCCAATCGAGTTCAGCATTATTATCAATATCAAGTTTTAATTAAACCCTCGCCGACTAATATTCAAGAAGTATATTTGGATTCTTTAAGAGCTTTAGGAATTCATCCTGAAGACCATGATATTCGATTTGTAGAAGATAATTGGGAAGATGCAGCCGTAGGAGCTTGGGGTGCTGGATGGGAAGTTTGGTTAGATGGGATGGAAATCACCCAATTTACTTATTTCCAACAATGTGGCGGAATCGATTGTCGTCCTGTTTCGATTGAGATTACCTATGGTTTAGAAAGATTAGCTATGTATCTACAAAATGTAGATGCCATCATGAAAATTGAATGGAATGACCAACTTAGTTACGGAGATATTTTTCTACAGGGCGAAATTGAACAGTGTACTTATAATTTTGAAGCGTCTAATCCAGAATTATTGTTAAATTTATTTTCTCTCTATGAACAGGAAGCCAAGCAATTAATTGAAAGAGAATTAGTAATACCTAGTCTAGATTATGTTTTGAAATGTTCTCATACTTTCAATTTATTAGATGCCAGAGGAGTAATTGCTGTAACAGAGAGAACTCGTTACATAGGCAAAATTCGCAATTTAGCTAGACAAGTTGCTCACTTATATTTGCAACAGAGAGAAAGCTTGGGGTTTCCTCTACAAAAAGTCTAG
- a CDS encoding two component transcriptional regulator, winged helix family: MLSLDKTQTSSKPELTQKNRILLIEDEELIRDMVVIALEEEGYQVKTAADGRTALNFLQNADQNNTNEFSPDLIVLDLMLPEINGLDICRLLRYQGDITPILVISAKASETDRVLGLEVGADDYLTKPFSMRELVARCRALLRRHRYNVQTPTPVQKYRDINLFLQECRVTVRGEEINLSPKEFRLLELFMSYPRRVWSREQLIEQIWGPDFLGDTKTVDVHIRWLREKLEKDPSQPEYLITVRGFGYRFG, encoded by the coding sequence ATGCTATCCTTGGACAAAACCCAAACTTCTTCTAAACCTGAATTAACTCAAAAAAACCGTATTCTTCTGATTGAAGATGAAGAGCTAATTCGCGATATGGTTGTTATAGCTTTAGAAGAAGAAGGTTATCAAGTAAAAACTGCTGCTGACGGACGAACTGCCTTAAACTTTCTGCAAAATGCCGATCAAAATAATACTAATGAATTTTCACCAGATCTAATTGTCTTAGACTTAATGTTGCCAGAGATTAACGGACTAGATATCTGTCGTCTTCTCCGTTATCAAGGAGATATTACTCCTATTTTAGTCATTAGTGCTAAAGCGAGTGAAACAGACCGAGTCTTGGGTTTAGAAGTAGGAGCAGATGACTATCTAACTAAACCTTTTAGTATGAGAGAATTAGTAGCTCGTTGTCGCGCTCTTTTGCGTCGTCATCGCTACAATGTACAAACTCCTACACCAGTACAAAAATATCGAGACATTAATTTATTTCTTCAGGAATGTCGTGTAACAGTTAGAGGAGAAGAAATAAATCTTTCTCCGAAAGAGTTTCGTTTATTAGAATTATTTATGAGTTATCCTCGACGTGTCTGGTCGCGGGAACAATTAATTGAACAAATTTGGGGTCCTGATTTTTTAGGTGATACAAAAACAGTTGATGTTCATATTCGTTGGCTAAGAGAAAAATTGGAAAAAGATCCTAGTCAACCAGAATACTTAATTACTGTTAGAGGTTTTGGCTATCGTTTTGGTTAA